A genome region from Vanessa cardui chromosome 24, ilVanCard2.1, whole genome shotgun sequence includes the following:
- the LOC124540042 gene encoding S-adenosylmethionine mitochondrial carrier protein homolog: protein MENQGKKPHSKSYFAPLFAGAVAGVSVDVTLYPLDTLKTRLQSQQGFYKSGGFSGVYRGLLTVATTSIPTTSLFFMSYETAKKTFEPMVKTQYAPLVHMLAASVGEVLACIIRVPTEIAKQRKQTYTGSEKRSSIRILVHAFHTDGFRNGVYRGFLSTVVRDLPFSFIELPLWELFKTLIKDRNDGQITSFESGLSGSVAGGLAAAATTPLDLAKTRIMLADDYSATRKVRIRPVLADIYLQAGLRGLFAGVAPRVTAFMLGGFVFFGVYDYSKTLFEHYFDR, encoded by the exons ATGGAAAATCAAGGGAAAAAACCACATAGCAAGTCTTACTTCGCACCGTTATTT GCGGGGGCTGTAGCCGGTGTTTCAGTGGATGTGACTCTGTATCCACTGGACACACTCAAAACTCGCTTGCAGAGTCAACAGGGATTCTATAAATCTGGCGGTTTCTCTGGAGTTTATAGag GCTTACTCACAGTGGCAACAACGTCTATACCTACAACATCATTATTTTTCATGTCCTATGAGACCGCTAAGAAAACATTTGAACCGATGGTGAAGACTCAGTATGCCCCTCTCGTACATATGTTGGCAGCGAGTGTCGGAGAAGTG TTAGCATGTATAATCAGAGTTCCGACTGAGATAGCAAAACAAAGGAAACAGACATACACCGGCTCTGAGAAACGCAGCAGCATCCGGATACTAGTGCAT GCATTTCACACTGACGGTTTCCGCAATGGGGTATATCGTGGCTTCTTGTCCACTGTTGTGAGAGATTTGCCGTTCAGTTTTATTGAGCTGCCGTTGTGGGAGCTGTTCAAAACCTTAATTAAAGATAGGAACGATGGACAGATAACAAGTTTTGAG AGTGGGTTGAGCGGGTCGGTGGCGGGTGGTCTGGCGGCGGCTGCGACCACGCCTCTGGACCTCGCCAAGACGCGCATCATGCTGGCGGACGACTACTCGGCCACGCGCAAGGTCCGCATCCGGCCCGTGCTGGCGGACATCTACCTGCAGGCCGGCCTGCGAGGCCTGTTCGCGGGCGTGGCGCCCCGCGTGACGGCCTTCATGTTAGGCGGGTTCGTCTTCTTCGGCGTCTACGACTACTCCAAGACTCTGTTCGAACACTATTTTGACAGATAA